A part of Ursus arctos isolate Adak ecotype North America chromosome X, UrsArc2.0, whole genome shotgun sequence genomic DNA contains:
- the GDPD2 gene encoding glycerophosphoinositol inositolphosphodiesterase GDPD2 isoform X2, with the protein MAESPGCCSVWARCLHCLYSCHWRKCPKERMQTSKCDCIWFGLLFLTFLLSLGWLYIGLILLNDLHNFNEFLFHHWGHWMDWSLAFLLVISLLVTYASLLLLLALLLRLCGQPLHLHSVHKMLLLLIMLLVAAGLVGLDVQWQQEWRSLRLSLQATAPFLHIGAVAGITLLAWPVADTFYRIHRRGPKTLLLFLFFGVSLAVYLAPLCISSPCIMEPRDLPPKPGLVGHRGAPMLAPENTLMSLRKTAECGAAVFETDVMVSSDGIPFLMHDEHLSRTTDVASVFPARTSSHSSDFSCAELKKLNAGTWFLERQPFWGAKRLSGPDRKEAENQTVPTLEELLKEAAVLNLSIMFDLRRPPRNHTYHDTFVNQTLETVLSARVPQAMVLWLPDEDRANVQQRAPRMRQIYGQQGSNRTERPQFLNLPYQDLPLLDIKALHQDNVSVNLFVVNKPWLFSLLWCAGVDSVTTNDCQLLQQMRYPVWIIPPQTYLMMWIITNCVSTLLLLWTFLLQGLPFGHSLYVLPSPHPLL; encoded by the exons ATGGCCGAGTCCCCCGGCTGCTGCTCCGTCTGGGCCCGCTGCCTCCACTGCCTGTATAGCTGCCACTGGAGGAAATGCCCCAAAGAGAGGATGCAAACCAGCAAG TGCGACTGTATCTGGTTTGGCCTGCTCTTCCtcacctttcttctctccctgggcTGGCTGTACATCGGGCTCATCCTTCTCAATGACCTGCACAACTTCAATGA GTTCCTGTTCCACCACTGGGGACACTGGATGGACTGGTCCCTGGCATTTTTGCTGGTCATCTCTCTCCTTGTCACATATGCATCCCTGCTATTG ctcctggcCCTGCTGCTGCGGCTCTGTGGCCAGCCTCTGCACCTGCACAGTGTCCACAAG ATGCTGCTGTTGCTCATTATGCTTCTTGTGGCCGCTGGCCTCGTGGGACTGGACGTCCAGTGGCAGCAGGAATGGCGTAGCTTACGTCTGTCACTGCAG GCCACAGCCCCATTCCTTCATATCGGAGCAGTCGCTGGCATCACCCTCCTGGCCTGGCCTGTGGCTGATACCTTCTACCGTATCCATCGAAGAG gtCCCAAGACTCTGCTCCTGTTCCTATTTTTTGGAGTTTCCCTGGCCGTCTACCTGGCCCCACTATGCATCTCCTCACCCTGCATCATGGAACCCAGAGATTTACCCCCCAAGCCTGGTCTGGTGGGACACCGAGGGGCCCCCATG CTGGCCCCCGAGAACACCCTGATGTCCCTGCGGAAGACTGCCGAATGTGGAGCTGCTGTGTTTGAGACCGATGTGATGGTCAG CTCTGACGGGATCCCCTTCCTCATGCATGATGAGCACCTGAGCCGGACCACGGATGTGGCCTCTGTGTTCCCAGCCCGAACCTCCTCCCACAGCAGCGACTTCTCCTGCGCTGAGCTGAAGAAGCTCAATGCCGGGACCTGGTTCCTAGAG AGGCAACCCTTCTGGGGGGCCAAGCGGCTGTCAGGCCCTGACCGGAAGGAGGCTGAGAACCAGACAGTACCAACGTTGGAAGAGCTGCTGAAGGAAGCCGCAGTCCTTAACCTTTCCATCATGTTTGACTTGCGCCGCCCCCCACGAAATCACACATACCATGACACATTTGTGAACCAGACCTTGGAGACCGTGCTGAGTGCAAGGGTGCCCCAAGCCATG GTCCTTTGGCTACCGGATGAAGATCGGGCCAATGTCCAACAACGGGCACCCAGGATGCGCCAGATATATGGACAGCAGGGAAGCAACAGAACTGAGAGGCCCCAGTTTCTTAACCTCCCTTACCAAGACCTGCCACTGTTGGATATCAA GGCACTACACCAGGATAATGTCTCAGTGAACCTATTTGTGGTGAACAAGCCCTGGCTCTTTTCCTTGCTCTGGTGCGCAGGGGTGGATTCGGTCACCACCAACGACTGCCAACTGCTGCAGCAGATGCGTTACCCCGTCTGGATTATC CCCCCTCAAACCTACCTAATGATGTGGATCATCACCAACTGTGTCTCCACCCTGTTGCTTCTGTGGACCTTCCTCCTCCAAGG CCTGCCCTTCGGTCACTCCCTATatgtcctcccctctccccaccccctgctctag
- the GDPD2 gene encoding glycerophosphoinositol inositolphosphodiesterase GDPD2 isoform X1, giving the protein MAESPGCCSVWARCLHCLYSCHWRKCPKERMQTSKCDCIWFGLLFLTFLLSLGWLYIGLILLNDLHNFNEFLFHHWGHWMDWSLAFLLVISLLVTYASLLLLLALLLRLCGQPLHLHSVHKMLLLLIMLLVAAGLVGLDVQWQQEWRSLRLSLQATAPFLHIGAVAGITLLAWPVADTFYRIHRRGPKTLLLFLFFGVSLAVYLAPLCISSPCIMEPRDLPPKPGLVGHRGAPMLAPENTLMSLRKTAECGAAVFETDVMVSSDGIPFLMHDEHLSRTTDVASVFPARTSSHSSDFSCAELKKLNAGTWFLERQPFWGAKRLSGPDRKEAENQTVPTLEELLKEAAVLNLSIMFDLRRPPRNHTYHDTFVNQTLETVLSARVPQAMVLWLPDEDRANVQQRAPRMRQIYGQQGSNRTERPQFLNLPYQDLPLLDIKALHQDNVSVNLFVVNKPWLFSLLWCAGVDSVTTNDCQLLQQMRYPVWIIPPQTYLMMWIITNCVSTLLLLWTFLLQGRCKKEREKTGLETAVLLTRINNFIME; this is encoded by the exons ATGGCCGAGTCCCCCGGCTGCTGCTCCGTCTGGGCCCGCTGCCTCCACTGCCTGTATAGCTGCCACTGGAGGAAATGCCCCAAAGAGAGGATGCAAACCAGCAAG TGCGACTGTATCTGGTTTGGCCTGCTCTTCCtcacctttcttctctccctgggcTGGCTGTACATCGGGCTCATCCTTCTCAATGACCTGCACAACTTCAATGA GTTCCTGTTCCACCACTGGGGACACTGGATGGACTGGTCCCTGGCATTTTTGCTGGTCATCTCTCTCCTTGTCACATATGCATCCCTGCTATTG ctcctggcCCTGCTGCTGCGGCTCTGTGGCCAGCCTCTGCACCTGCACAGTGTCCACAAG ATGCTGCTGTTGCTCATTATGCTTCTTGTGGCCGCTGGCCTCGTGGGACTGGACGTCCAGTGGCAGCAGGAATGGCGTAGCTTACGTCTGTCACTGCAG GCCACAGCCCCATTCCTTCATATCGGAGCAGTCGCTGGCATCACCCTCCTGGCCTGGCCTGTGGCTGATACCTTCTACCGTATCCATCGAAGAG gtCCCAAGACTCTGCTCCTGTTCCTATTTTTTGGAGTTTCCCTGGCCGTCTACCTGGCCCCACTATGCATCTCCTCACCCTGCATCATGGAACCCAGAGATTTACCCCCCAAGCCTGGTCTGGTGGGACACCGAGGGGCCCCCATG CTGGCCCCCGAGAACACCCTGATGTCCCTGCGGAAGACTGCCGAATGTGGAGCTGCTGTGTTTGAGACCGATGTGATGGTCAG CTCTGACGGGATCCCCTTCCTCATGCATGATGAGCACCTGAGCCGGACCACGGATGTGGCCTCTGTGTTCCCAGCCCGAACCTCCTCCCACAGCAGCGACTTCTCCTGCGCTGAGCTGAAGAAGCTCAATGCCGGGACCTGGTTCCTAGAG AGGCAACCCTTCTGGGGGGCCAAGCGGCTGTCAGGCCCTGACCGGAAGGAGGCTGAGAACCAGACAGTACCAACGTTGGAAGAGCTGCTGAAGGAAGCCGCAGTCCTTAACCTTTCCATCATGTTTGACTTGCGCCGCCCCCCACGAAATCACACATACCATGACACATTTGTGAACCAGACCTTGGAGACCGTGCTGAGTGCAAGGGTGCCCCAAGCCATG GTCCTTTGGCTACCGGATGAAGATCGGGCCAATGTCCAACAACGGGCACCCAGGATGCGCCAGATATATGGACAGCAGGGAAGCAACAGAACTGAGAGGCCCCAGTTTCTTAACCTCCCTTACCAAGACCTGCCACTGTTGGATATCAA GGCACTACACCAGGATAATGTCTCAGTGAACCTATTTGTGGTGAACAAGCCCTGGCTCTTTTCCTTGCTCTGGTGCGCAGGGGTGGATTCGGTCACCACCAACGACTGCCAACTGCTGCAGCAGATGCGTTACCCCGTCTGGATTATC CCCCCTCAAACCTACCTAATGATGTGGATCATCACCAACTGTGTCTCCACCCTGTTGCTTCTGTGGACCTTCCTCCTCCAAGG GAGATgtaagaaggagagagagaaaactg GCTTAGAAACAGCAGTGCTGCTGACCAGGATCAACAATTTCATAATGGAGTGA
- the GDPD2 gene encoding glycerophosphoinositol inositolphosphodiesterase GDPD2 isoform X3, which produces MDWSLAFLLVISLLVTYASLLLLLALLLRLCGQPLHLHSVHKMLLLLIMLLVAAGLVGLDVQWQQEWRSLRLSLQATAPFLHIGAVAGITLLAWPVADTFYRIHRRGPKTLLLFLFFGVSLAVYLAPLCISSPCIMEPRDLPPKPGLVGHRGAPMLAPENTLMSLRKTAECGAAVFETDVMVSSDGIPFLMHDEHLSRTTDVASVFPARTSSHSSDFSCAELKKLNAGTWFLERQPFWGAKRLSGPDRKEAENQTVPTLEELLKEAAVLNLSIMFDLRRPPRNHTYHDTFVNQTLETVLSARVPQAMVLWLPDEDRANVQQRAPRMRQIYGQQGSNRTERPQFLNLPYQDLPLLDIKALHQDNVSVNLFVVNKPWLFSLLWCAGVDSVTTNDCQLLQQMRYPVWIIPPQTYLMMWIITNCVSTLLLLWTFLLQGRCKKEREKTGLETAVLLTRINNFIME; this is translated from the exons ATGGACTGGTCCCTGGCATTTTTGCTGGTCATCTCTCTCCTTGTCACATATGCATCCCTGCTATTG ctcctggcCCTGCTGCTGCGGCTCTGTGGCCAGCCTCTGCACCTGCACAGTGTCCACAAG ATGCTGCTGTTGCTCATTATGCTTCTTGTGGCCGCTGGCCTCGTGGGACTGGACGTCCAGTGGCAGCAGGAATGGCGTAGCTTACGTCTGTCACTGCAG GCCACAGCCCCATTCCTTCATATCGGAGCAGTCGCTGGCATCACCCTCCTGGCCTGGCCTGTGGCTGATACCTTCTACCGTATCCATCGAAGAG gtCCCAAGACTCTGCTCCTGTTCCTATTTTTTGGAGTTTCCCTGGCCGTCTACCTGGCCCCACTATGCATCTCCTCACCCTGCATCATGGAACCCAGAGATTTACCCCCCAAGCCTGGTCTGGTGGGACACCGAGGGGCCCCCATG CTGGCCCCCGAGAACACCCTGATGTCCCTGCGGAAGACTGCCGAATGTGGAGCTGCTGTGTTTGAGACCGATGTGATGGTCAG CTCTGACGGGATCCCCTTCCTCATGCATGATGAGCACCTGAGCCGGACCACGGATGTGGCCTCTGTGTTCCCAGCCCGAACCTCCTCCCACAGCAGCGACTTCTCCTGCGCTGAGCTGAAGAAGCTCAATGCCGGGACCTGGTTCCTAGAG AGGCAACCCTTCTGGGGGGCCAAGCGGCTGTCAGGCCCTGACCGGAAGGAGGCTGAGAACCAGACAGTACCAACGTTGGAAGAGCTGCTGAAGGAAGCCGCAGTCCTTAACCTTTCCATCATGTTTGACTTGCGCCGCCCCCCACGAAATCACACATACCATGACACATTTGTGAACCAGACCTTGGAGACCGTGCTGAGTGCAAGGGTGCCCCAAGCCATG GTCCTTTGGCTACCGGATGAAGATCGGGCCAATGTCCAACAACGGGCACCCAGGATGCGCCAGATATATGGACAGCAGGGAAGCAACAGAACTGAGAGGCCCCAGTTTCTTAACCTCCCTTACCAAGACCTGCCACTGTTGGATATCAA GGCACTACACCAGGATAATGTCTCAGTGAACCTATTTGTGGTGAACAAGCCCTGGCTCTTTTCCTTGCTCTGGTGCGCAGGGGTGGATTCGGTCACCACCAACGACTGCCAACTGCTGCAGCAGATGCGTTACCCCGTCTGGATTATC CCCCCTCAAACCTACCTAATGATGTGGATCATCACCAACTGTGTCTCCACCCTGTTGCTTCTGTGGACCTTCCTCCTCCAAGG GAGATgtaagaaggagagagagaaaactg GCTTAGAAACAGCAGTGCTGCTGACCAGGATCAACAATTTCATAATGGAGTGA